In the genome of Saccharomonospora viridis DSM 43017, one region contains:
- a CDS encoding amphi-Trp domain-containing protein translates to MTAAPRDVEQFYSTSEVVAKLRRLADALETNKPFRIQIAGERIRVPARARFSIEHERDDGEEEIEFQLKWTLDDSTDSADSTDDSADEADSDTSVV, encoded by the coding sequence GTGACGGCCGCACCGCGTGATGTGGAGCAGTTCTACTCGACCTCCGAGGTGGTGGCGAAACTGCGCCGTCTCGCCGACGCCCTCGAGACCAACAAGCCGTTCCGCATCCAGATCGCGGGCGAGCGCATCCGCGTTCCCGCGCGGGCTCGGTTCTCGATCGAGCACGAACGCGACGACGGCGAGGAGGAGATCGAGTTCCAGCTGAAGTGGACGCTGGACGACTCCACCGATTCCGCGGACTCCACAGACGACAGCGCCGACGAGGCCGACTCGGACACGTCGGTGGTCTGA
- a CDS encoding cobalamin B12-binding domain-containing protein, with the protein MSELPFTSTAASGGGSEEVLGAFEHELAMGNTSAAVALVERALDAGAEPVSLLCEVIASAQHWVGQEWQTGRWSVAQEHIATGISLSATEAVARRVREVPITKGHVMVGCAEREWHALAALVVSTGLRAHGWRVTFLGAATPAEHLFSYLYQAGPDVVAISCSVAGGLPGTRRSIESVTQAGIPVLVGGSAFGVDELRARALGATAWAANLPEGIELVERLPTTVDPVEPLPLDVVSEQRALDAEHHRRAHRVLTRWKPLEGGAGDGPDVASGIELAQITSDCVEQALRTLEGALLTGDGRLVRETADWTYAVLASRSIPWSVVRSLRTELLAAVADLPRACRLLEQYWPDSTSAPTTEDVDD; encoded by the coding sequence GTGAGCGAATTGCCCTTCACCTCGACGGCCGCTTCCGGCGGTGGCAGCGAGGAGGTGCTCGGCGCGTTCGAGCACGAGTTGGCCATGGGTAACACCTCCGCGGCCGTGGCGCTCGTGGAACGGGCTCTCGACGCCGGTGCGGAGCCGGTGTCGTTGCTGTGCGAGGTCATCGCGTCCGCGCAGCATTGGGTGGGGCAGGAGTGGCAGACCGGGCGGTGGTCGGTGGCCCAGGAGCACATCGCCACGGGTATCTCGCTCTCCGCGACCGAGGCGGTGGCGAGAAGGGTCCGGGAAGTACCGATCACCAAAGGTCACGTCATGGTGGGTTGCGCGGAGCGCGAGTGGCACGCGCTCGCCGCCCTGGTGGTGAGCACGGGCCTGCGCGCCCACGGGTGGCGGGTCACGTTCCTCGGTGCGGCGACGCCGGCCGAACATCTGTTCTCCTACCTGTACCAGGCGGGCCCGGACGTCGTGGCGATCAGTTGTTCCGTCGCCGGGGGGCTTCCGGGGACGCGCCGGAGCATCGAATCGGTGACCCAGGCGGGGATTCCGGTTCTGGTGGGTGGCAGTGCGTTCGGGGTGGACGAATTGCGCGCACGGGCGCTCGGGGCGACGGCGTGGGCGGCGAACCTGCCCGAGGGGATCGAGTTGGTGGAACGGCTACCCACCACCGTCGATCCGGTGGAGCCGTTGCCGCTCGACGTCGTGAGCGAGCAACGCGCTCTCGATGCGGAGCACCACCGGCGCGCGCACCGGGTGTTGACGCGGTGGAAACCGCTCGAGGGTGGAGCCGGTGACGGCCCCGACGTCGCAAGCGGTATCGAGCTCGCCCAGATCACCAGTGATTGCGTGGAACAGGCGTTGCGCACCTTGGAAGGCGCCTTGTTGACCGGTGATGGACGGTTGGTGCGCGAGACGGCCGACTGGACGTACGCCGTGTTGGCGTCCCGCTCGATTCCGTGGTCCGTGGTGCGGTCGCTGCGGACCGAACTCCTCGCCGCCGTCGCCGACCTGCCGCGGGCGTGTCGGCTGCTCGAACAGTACTGGCCGGACAGCACTTCGGCGCCCACGACGGAGGACGTGGACGACTGA